Proteins encoded together in one Mercenaria mercenaria strain notata chromosome 18, MADL_Memer_1, whole genome shotgun sequence window:
- the LOC123537765 gene encoding uncharacterized protein LOC123537765, with product MAKESSGCFAWVISLKRSCNERWARFRNRFRQRFYARRGQTVDPTTVLNETGTSDMVISKTPYKSNKIVPLNQAVMAVQKDDLGVTDEHAPTADADNDFDKLVGEFVSCIINSAADALKQTSLSNTVVVIENVADDNVSLSSSIISQMADTAVTESLTNILTEADINHSASHYARSKPRDAFEVVCGDVVDDGLY from the exons ATGGCAAAAGAAAGTTCTGGGTGTTTCGCGTGGGTTATAAGCCTTAAACGATCATGCAACGAGCGG TGGGCAAGGTTCAGAAACCGCTTCCGGCAAAGGTTCTATGCCAGAAGAGGCCAAACTGTAGATCCAACCACCGTTTTGAATGAAACGGGAACCAGTGACATGGTCATCAGTAAAACGCCCTACAAGTCAAACAAAATAGTGCCACTAAACCAGGCTGTTATGGCAGTTCAAAAAG ACGACCTGGGTGTTACTGATGAACATGCACCAACTGCAGACGCTGACAACGACTTTGACAAACTAG TTGGCGAGTTCGTGTCCTGCATTATAAACAGTGCTGCAGACGCGCTGAAGCAGACGTCGCTTAGCAACACAGTCGTCGTCATAGAAAATGTCGCAGACGACAATGTGTCATTGTCTTCAAGCATTATAAGCC aAATGGCTGACACAGCAGTGACAGAGAGTTTGACGAATATACTAACAGAAGCCGACATCAACCACTCAGCCTCTCATTATGCCAGGTCTAAACCTAGAG ATGCCTTTGAAGTTGTTTGTGGAGATGTTGTTGATGATGGCCTGTATTAA